The genomic region GGGCATCTGGGTTATAGGACTTTCAGGCGAAGCGGAAGAAGATATATATTCTTTCAAATTTGATATTCCCGTTGCTATTGTTGTAGGTTCTGAAGGCAAAGGACTGAGAAGGCTTACTCAGGAAAGGTGCGAGAAAATATTAAGCATTCCGATGGCGGGAAGCATAAATTCGCTTAATGCTTCAGTCAGTTTTGCCGTTTCTGCGTACGAAATTTTCAGACAGCGGAGTATATCAAAAAAAACTTGACAAGAATAAATTAGTATTGTATGCTTAGTATAATATTTATTTATCTAAGTGTTTAGATAAAAATCTAATTTTAACGTATTACAGTTTGTATTGTAAATTGTATCAGAAACAAATTGTAAAAGAAGTAAGGAGAAGTGTATTATGAAGTGCCAAGGAAAAGTTAAGTGGTTTAATGACAGCAAAGGATTTGGATTTATTGAACAAGAAAACGGACAGGATGTTTTTGTTCATTATTCCGCAATTACACAGGATGGTTTTAAAACCTTAACTGAAGGTCAGAGAGTGGAATTTGAAATCACTAATGGAGCAAAAGGACCTCAGGCTGTTAATGTTTCTAAGGTCTAAGTTATTTATTGCCCTTAAGTTTCTTTTAAGTTACTCAAGAAGCCTTGTAAAAATTGATAAGCGATATTATTTATTTCATTCAATTCAAAAAATCATTGATTTAAAATTATATGCAATGAAT from Candidatus Acididesulfobacter guangdongensis harbors:
- a CDS encoding cold-shock protein; translated protein: MKCQGKVKWFNDSKGFGFIEQENGQDVFVHYSAITQDGFKTLTEGQRVEFEITNGAKGPQAVNVSKV